The Roseateles sp. XES5 genome window below encodes:
- a CDS encoding amidohydrolase, which produces MTFSLKQASDFFDERASTYRAWRHHLHQNPEIAFEERDTAAFLAARLGEMGLKVRQGLAGTGLVASLEGKQAGPRIGFRADMDALPLAEQSSLPYRSARPGATHACGHDGHMTMLLAAADYLSRQKDVPGTLHFIFQPAEEAAGGGRVMVEDGLFDHAPCDLVFGLHNWPSLETGRIAVRPGPMMAAMDLFRITVSGDGVHAALPHLGTDTIVAAGALTQALQAIVSRAIDPHQQLVLSITQIHGGHSLNALPDSVELRGTLRYFDGGVASTAHRRMHEMAEGVARTHAVTIDLDIQSQYPVTTNDPDAAGIMLRAAELSPTGGAAITQFTPSMASEDFAFMLAACKGAYAWIGNGRPTALHSPEFDFNDEILPLGAHYWVALAQACQSRTV; this is translated from the coding sequence ATGACATTCTCCCTCAAGCAGGCGTCGGACTTCTTCGATGAACGCGCCTCGACCTATCGCGCCTGGCGGCATCACCTGCACCAGAACCCGGAAATCGCCTTCGAGGAGCGCGACACGGCCGCCTTTCTCGCGGCCCGTCTCGGCGAGATGGGACTTAAGGTTCGTCAAGGCCTTGCCGGGACAGGACTGGTCGCAAGCCTCGAAGGAAAGCAGGCCGGACCGCGCATCGGCTTTCGCGCCGACATGGACGCTCTGCCGCTTGCCGAGCAATCGTCCCTGCCCTATCGCTCCGCCCGGCCCGGCGCGACCCATGCCTGCGGGCATGACGGACACATGACCATGCTGCTGGCGGCTGCCGACTACCTCTCGCGACAGAAGGATGTCCCCGGCACCCTGCACTTCATCTTTCAGCCCGCCGAGGAGGCGGCCGGCGGCGGCCGGGTCATGGTCGAGGACGGTCTGTTCGACCATGCGCCCTGCGACCTCGTCTTCGGCCTGCATAACTGGCCCTCCCTCGAAACCGGCCGGATCGCGGTGCGGCCGGGGCCGATGATGGCGGCCATGGATCTCTTCCGCATCACGGTGAGCGGCGACGGGGTGCACGCCGCCCTGCCGCATCTCGGCACCGACACGATCGTGGCCGCGGGTGCGCTGACGCAGGCGCTGCAAGCCATCGTCAGCCGCGCCATCGATCCGCACCAGCAGCTCGTGCTCTCGATCACCCAGATTCACGGCGGCCATTCCCTGAATGCCCTGCCCGACAGCGTGGAGCTGCGCGGAACCCTGCGCTACTTCGATGGGGGCGTCGCATCCACAGCGCACCGGCGCATGCACGAGATGGCGGAGGGCGTCGCGCGCACCCACGCGGTCACGATCGACCTCGACATCCAGTCGCAATATCCGGTGACGACGAACGACCCCGATGCCGCCGGCATCATGCTGCGCGCCGCCGAGCTTTCGCCGACCGGCGGGGCAGCGATCACGCAGTTCACCCCGAGCATGGCGTCGGAAGATTTCGCCTTCATGCTTGCCGCGTGCAAGGGCGCCTATGCCTGGATCGGCAACGGCCGCCCGACGGCGCTGCACAGCCCGGAATTCGACTTCAACGACGAGATCCTGCCGCTCGGCGCGCACTATTGGGTCGCACTTGCGCAGGCCTGCCAATCCCGAACCGTATAA
- a CDS encoding SDR family NAD(P)-dependent oxidoreductase, with product MRLAGKKALMIGAATGIGRAAAIQFADNGADLVIADINLPAAEETAANLARTGRHASAIACDVCQEASVRDAVAAAESRMGGIDTLVFFAGLQRLGHAEQFSGDDWDAVFDVNARGTFFATKHAAPVIRKAGGGSIITTSSLAGLRGAPGMTGYAAAKGAVIAYTVALAQELAPDNIRVNSVLPGWIDTPFNNPAIALMGGATAHGEVVKRIVPLGRQGTPDEVAPIYVFLASEESRYITAKQMMVDGGMAH from the coding sequence ATGAGACTTGCGGGCAAGAAGGCCTTGATGATCGGCGCGGCCACCGGCATCGGCAGAGCCGCCGCCATCCAGTTCGCCGACAACGGAGCGGACCTCGTCATCGCCGATATCAACCTGCCGGCCGCCGAAGAAACGGCCGCAAACCTTGCCAGGACCGGCCGCCACGCGTCGGCCATCGCCTGCGACGTCTGCCAGGAGGCGAGCGTGCGCGATGCCGTCGCCGCCGCGGAAAGCCGGATGGGCGGGATCGATACGCTCGTCTTCTTCGCCGGGCTGCAGAGGCTCGGCCATGCCGAACAGTTCTCCGGCGACGACTGGGACGCCGTCTTCGACGTCAATGCCCGCGGCACCTTCTTCGCGACGAAACATGCCGCGCCCGTCATCCGCAAGGCCGGCGGCGGCAGCATCATCACCACGTCCTCGCTGGCGGGCCTTCGCGGCGCGCCGGGCATGACGGGCTATGCCGCCGCCAAGGGCGCGGTCATCGCCTATACCGTCGCGCTCGCCCAGGAGCTTGCGCCCGACAATATCCGCGTGAACTCCGTCCTGCCCGGCTGGATCGATACGCCCTTCAACAACCCGGCCATCGCCCTCATGGGCGGCGCCACGGCGCATGGCGAGGTCGTCAAGCGCATCGTGCCGCTCGGCCGGCAGGGCACGCCGGACGAAGTGGCGCCGATTTATGTCTTTCTGGCCTCGGAGGAATCCCGCTATATCACTGCAAAGCAGATGATGGTCGATGGCGGCATGGCCCATTGA
- a CDS encoding cupin domain-containing protein — protein MKREKRQDAERDSLSDTKKSLGVRLRLARQMKGLTLKELAESSGCSESLLSKVENGKVLPSLPMIHRVVQVLETNISWLFDEPADDESVIFRKGTRPFITLDKHKGTSRGLMLERIIPYKDGHLLQCNIHHLELGGQSGETITHEGEEVGYILTGTVELTLNGDAFRLETGDGFCFRSNIPHSYRNVGDDAASILWVCTPPTF, from the coding sequence ATGAAGCGGGAGAAGCGTCAGGACGCCGAGCGAGACAGCCTCAGCGACACCAAGAAGAGCCTCGGCGTCCGGTTGCGACTCGCGCGGCAAATGAAGGGGCTGACGCTGAAGGAGCTTGCCGAAAGCAGCGGCTGCTCGGAAAGCCTCCTGTCGAAGGTGGAAAACGGCAAGGTTCTGCCCTCGCTTCCGATGATCCATCGCGTCGTGCAGGTGCTGGAAACCAATATCAGCTGGCTCTTCGACGAGCCGGCTGATGACGAATCCGTCATTTTCCGCAAGGGCACGCGCCCCTTCATCACCCTCGACAAGCACAAGGGAACCTCGCGCGGCCTGATGCTCGAACGGATCATCCCCTACAAGGACGGTCATCTGCTCCAGTGCAACATCCACCATCTGGAGCTTGGCGGGCAGAGCGGCGAGACCATCACGCACGAGGGCGAGGAGGTCGGCTACATCCTCACCGGAACCGTGGAACTGACGCTCAACGGCGATGCCTTCCGCCTCGAAACCGGCGACGGCTTCTGCTTCCGCTCCAATATCCCGCACTCCTATCGCAATGTCGGCGATGACGCGGCCAGCATCCTCTGGGTCTGCACGCCGCCCACGTTCTGA
- a CDS encoding DMT family transporter, whose protein sequence is MSPKTRGYLFAFLAICIFAGQDAITKYLGDRYPALFITMIRFWAFALFVCGFAASSPGGMRQAVRTGRPWLQIARGLLLVAEIVLIVFSYVHAGLAMSQSIFQATPLIITILSIPLLGEAVGWRRGTAVLVGLLGVLVIINPVDVHFDLSLLLPLGASVLFALYSIATRAVSREDSAVTSLFYAGMAGAVAISLIGPFYWTAVEPSDWFALAALCVCGTLSHYFLIRAYGLLPAAEVQPVTYFQLVLNVILAVWLFGEIITLNMIVGAVIVVGAGLFTIWREHQLTKRSSSA, encoded by the coding sequence ATGAGCCCCAAGACCCGCGGTTATCTCTTCGCCTTCCTGGCCATCTGCATTTTTGCCGGCCAGGATGCGATCACCAAATATCTCGGCGATCGTTATCCGGCGCTGTTCATAACGATGATCCGCTTCTGGGCCTTCGCGCTTTTCGTCTGCGGCTTTGCCGCGTCGTCGCCGGGTGGCATGCGCCAGGCCGTGCGCACGGGGCGCCCATGGCTGCAGATCGCGAGAGGCCTGCTGCTCGTCGCGGAAATCGTGCTCATCGTGTTTTCCTATGTGCATGCCGGTCTTGCCATGAGCCAGTCGATCTTTCAGGCAACGCCGCTGATCATCACGATCCTCTCGATCCCGCTGCTCGGCGAAGCCGTCGGATGGCGGCGCGGAACCGCCGTGCTGGTGGGCCTGCTCGGCGTTCTCGTGATCATCAATCCCGTGGATGTGCATTTCGATCTGTCGCTGCTTCTCCCCCTCGGGGCGTCGGTGCTCTTTGCGCTTTACAGCATCGCCACGCGCGCCGTGAGCCGCGAGGATTCGGCCGTGACCAGCCTCTTCTACGCCGGCATGGCCGGGGCCGTGGCGATCTCGCTGATCGGTCCGTTCTACTGGACGGCGGTCGAACCGTCCGACTGGTTCGCCCTTGCCGCGCTCTGCGTCTGCGGCACCCTCAGCCACTATTTCCTGATCCGCGCCTATGGTCTGCTGCCGGCGGCCGAAGTTCAGCCCGTCACCTATTTTCAGCTCGTTCTCAACGTCATCCTCGCCGTCTGGCTGTTCGGCGAGATCATCACGCTCAACATGATCGTCGGCGCCGTCATCGTCGTTGGCGCCGGTCTCTTCACCATCTGGCGCGAGCATCAGCTGACGAAGCGGTCGTCCTCCGCCTGA
- a CDS encoding sigma-70 family RNA polymerase sigma factor — protein MSQLMDEIEECVPALRRYARALTHDPDKADDLVQDCLERAIRKRGLWRPSGSVRSWVFRILLNVYRNDLRQLRRSPAPVSLETLPGSDPAGPDVQPGRLALAETARAMQALPLEQREVLLLVAVEEMSYAEAATVLSIPVGTLMSRLARARATLREAMQAGAPKLRSVK, from the coding sequence ATGTCGCAGCTCATGGACGAGATCGAGGAATGCGTGCCGGCGTTGCGGCGCTACGCCCGCGCGTTGACGCACGACCCTGACAAGGCCGACGATCTCGTCCAGGACTGCCTGGAACGGGCGATCCGCAAGCGCGGCCTCTGGCGCCCTTCGGGTTCCGTCCGCTCCTGGGTGTTCCGCATCCTGCTCAATGTCTATCGCAACGATCTTCGCCAGTTGCGCCGCTCGCCGGCGCCCGTTTCGCTCGAAACCCTGCCGGGTAGCGACCCGGCCGGTCCCGATGTGCAGCCGGGCCGGCTGGCGCTCGCCGAAACGGCACGGGCGATGCAGGCGCTGCCGCTCGAGCAGCGCGAGGTCCTGCTGCTCGTCGCCGTCGAGGAGATGAGCTATGCCGAGGCGGCAACCGTGCTTTCCATTCCCGTCGGTACCCTCATGTCGCGACTGGCCCGCGCCCGCGCCACGCTGCGGGAAGCGATGCAGGCGGGCGCGCCGAAACTGAGATCTGTGAAATGA
- a CDS encoding anti-sigma factor: MSPDQRKTIESDLHAYADGMLDGPARAAVEAYLADNPAIAEEVEGWKRQSETLRALYGPAASEPVPSRLDIRRIERESRSPMLHWGRMAAAAVLLLAVGGAAGWYGRGTFAPAEPIQIALADEAMKAHQVYSGEVLHPVEVWAGEKDHLKTWLSKRLARSLTIPDLTTSGLTLIGGRLLPAANGPAAQVMYEDETGRRVTLYITPVKDGRETSFRYATLDPLEAFVWGDEVISCALVGDLPRERLLEIATLAYKQLEGGEA, encoded by the coding sequence ATGAGCCCCGATCAACGCAAGACCATCGAGTCCGATCTTCACGCCTATGCCGACGGCATGCTCGACGGGCCGGCGCGCGCGGCGGTCGAAGCCTATCTCGCCGACAATCCGGCCATCGCCGAAGAGGTGGAAGGCTGGAAGCGGCAGAGCGAAACGTTGCGGGCGCTCTATGGCCCCGCCGCGAGCGAGCCGGTGCCCTCCCGTCTCGACATCCGCCGTATCGAACGGGAGAGCCGGAGCCCGATGCTCCACTGGGGCCGGATGGCGGCGGCGGCCGTTCTCCTGCTTGCTGTCGGCGGCGCCGCTGGCTGGTACGGGCGCGGCACGTTCGCACCGGCAGAACCGATCCAGATCGCCCTTGCCGACGAGGCGATGAAGGCCCATCAGGTCTATTCCGGCGAAGTCCTGCATCCGGTGGAAGTCTGGGCCGGGGAGAAGGACCACCTCAAGACCTGGCTTTCCAAGCGTCTCGCACGCTCGCTCACCATTCCCGATCTCACCACCAGCGGACTGACGCTCATCGGCGGGCGGCTGCTGCCGGCGGCGAACGGCCCGGCGGCGCAGGTCATGTACGAGGACGAGACCGGTCGCCGCGTGACGCTCTACATCACGCCGGTGAAAGACGGCCGCGAAACCTCCTTCCGCTATGCCACGCTCGATCCGCTCGAAGCCTTCGTCTGGGGCGACGAGGTGATCAGTTGCGCGCTCGTGGGGGACCTGCCGCGGGAACGGCTGCTGGAGATCGCGACCCTTGCCTACAAGCAGCTTGAAGGGGGCGAAGCCTGA
- a CDS encoding DMT family transporter, producing the protein MTSESTNRTTDLVLLLLLSTLWASSYAFIKIGVETIPPVTFIAARTLIAGSLLLMLVTARGLSLPRDRVTWGRFLFQACLNSVIPFTLIAWAEQTTDAGLATILNSTSPIFTFLLTVLVARHEAVTGQKLFGVCAGLVGVCLIVGFEALGGLGHEAFAQMVIVAATISYAGAAIFGKNFKGMDPMLPAAGSMICGAIILIPVSLVVDRPWTLAPSRESVAALLALSVFSTALAFVIYFRLIQTLGSVGTTAQAYIRVPIGVGIGVVFLGEKLPPMAWIGLIFVVAGVIAMTRPARRATPEAYKA; encoded by the coding sequence ATGACATCCGAAAGCACCAACCGGACGACGGATCTCGTCTTGCTGCTCCTGCTTTCGACCCTCTGGGCGTCGTCCTATGCCTTCATCAAGATCGGCGTCGAGACGATCCCGCCGGTGACTTTCATCGCAGCGCGAACGCTCATCGCGGGAAGCCTGCTGCTGATGCTGGTGACGGCGCGCGGCCTTTCGTTGCCGCGGGACCGCGTCACCTGGGGCCGCTTTCTCTTCCAGGCCTGTCTCAACAGCGTTATTCCGTTCACGCTGATCGCCTGGGCGGAGCAGACGACCGATGCCGGTCTTGCGACCATTCTCAACTCGACCTCGCCGATCTTCACCTTCCTGCTGACGGTGCTCGTCGCCCGGCACGAGGCGGTCACGGGGCAGAAGCTGTTCGGAGTTTGCGCAGGCCTTGTCGGCGTCTGCCTCATCGTCGGCTTCGAAGCGCTGGGCGGCCTCGGACATGAGGCCTTCGCGCAGATGGTGATCGTCGCTGCCACGATAAGCTATGCGGGTGCTGCGATTTTCGGCAAGAACTTCAAAGGCATGGATCCGATGCTGCCGGCGGCCGGGTCCATGATCTGCGGGGCGATCATTCTCATCCCCGTCAGTCTTGTCGTCGACCGGCCCTGGACGCTGGCCCCGAGCCGCGAATCCGTCGCCGCCCTGCTTGCCCTGTCCGTCTTCTCCACGGCGCTCGCCTTCGTCATCTATTTCAGGCTCATCCAGACGCTGGGCTCGGTGGGCACGACGGCACAGGCCTATATCCGCGTCCCGATCGGCGTGGGTATTGGCGTCGTGTTCCTCGGCGAGAAACTGCCGCCGATGGCCTGGATCGGGCTGATCTTCGTTGTCGCCGGCGTCATCGCCATGACGCGGCCGGCGCGCAGGGCCACGCCAGAGGCCTACAAGGCATAG
- a CDS encoding dihydrodipicolinate synthase family protein has protein sequence MTIFNGLSAFSITPTDAAGRVDTALLARLLDRIVSAGADSIGLLGSTGGYAFLSREERRRAVDAAMASVGGKIPVIVGVGALRTDEAEALARDAKAAGADGLLLAPMSYTPLTQDEVFQHMVSVASAGGLPLCVYNNPGTTHFVFSDDLIARLAKVPDVVAIKMPLPADGDIRGELSRLRALTPPGFSIGYSGDWGAAQSLLSGGDAWYSVVAGLLPAEALALTRAAMAGDRAEAERLGQAFEPLWTLFKAFGSFRVMYAIAALLDLCHLVPPRPILPLSPADILRVKAALESLGVEG, from the coding sequence ATGACGATTTTCAACGGCCTTTCGGCCTTTTCGATCACGCCGACCGACGCGGCCGGACGTGTCGATACGGCCCTGCTTGCCCGCCTGCTCGACCGCATCGTGAGCGCGGGCGCCGACTCCATCGGACTTCTCGGCAGCACGGGCGGTTACGCTTTTCTCTCGCGGGAGGAACGCCGGCGCGCCGTCGACGCCGCGATGGCGAGTGTCGGCGGCAAGATCCCCGTCATCGTCGGTGTCGGCGCGCTGCGCACGGACGAGGCCGAGGCGCTCGCCCGCGATGCGAAGGCAGCCGGTGCCGACGGCCTGCTGCTTGCGCCCATGTCCTATACGCCGCTGACGCAGGACGAGGTCTTCCAGCACATGGTCTCGGTCGCGTCGGCGGGCGGCCTGCCGCTCTGCGTCTACAACAATCCCGGCACCACCCATTTCGTCTTCAGCGACGACCTGATCGCGCGGCTGGCCAAAGTGCCTGATGTCGTCGCCATCAAGATGCCGTTGCCGGCCGATGGCGACATTCGCGGCGAACTCTCCCGCCTGCGCGCGCTGACGCCCCCAGGCTTTTCCATCGGCTACAGCGGCGACTGGGGGGCGGCGCAATCGCTGCTTTCAGGCGGCGATGCGTGGTACAGCGTCGTCGCCGGCCTGCTGCCGGCGGAGGCCCTGGCGCTGACCCGCGCGGCGATGGCCGGCGACAGGGCAGAGGCCGAACGTCTCGGCCAGGCATTCGAGCCGCTCTGGACGCTGTTCAAGGCGTTCGGTAGCTTCCGGGTGATGTATGCCATTGCGGCTCTCCTCGATCTTTGCCATCTCGTGCCGCCGCGACCCATCCTGCCTTTGAGCCCCGCGGATATCCTGCGGGTGAAGGCCGCGCTGGAAAGTCTTGGGGTAGAGGGCTGA
- a CDS encoding LysE/ArgO family amino acid transporter, protein MSFSVYVTGLTMGLSLIVAIGAQNAFVLRQGLRNEHVFAICLTCALSDALLILVGITSFRQIATVLPWLDPVMRYGGAAFLLWYGAKSLYSAVRSSSALAAGEGSAITLRRALLTCLALTWLNPHVYLDTVVLLGTISTRFPGLEASFAAGAVTASFLFFFSLGFGATKLRPVFANPAAWRALEGLVAVTMWLIAFKLLGGL, encoded by the coding sequence ATGAGCTTTTCCGTCTATGTCACAGGCCTCACTATGGGCCTCAGCCTGATCGTGGCGATCGGCGCGCAAAACGCCTTCGTGCTGCGACAGGGACTGCGCAACGAGCATGTCTTTGCCATCTGCCTCACCTGCGCGCTCTCCGATGCGCTGCTGATCCTCGTCGGCATCACCAGTTTTCGCCAGATTGCGACCGTGCTGCCCTGGCTCGATCCCGTCATGCGTTACGGTGGCGCGGCCTTTCTCCTTTGGTATGGGGCAAAAAGCCTCTATTCCGCCGTCCGTTCCTCCAGCGCCTTGGCCGCCGGGGAGGGTAGCGCGATCACCCTGCGCCGCGCCTTGCTGACCTGTCTGGCGCTGACATGGCTCAATCCGCATGTCTATCTCGACACCGTCGTCCTGCTCGGCACGATCTCCACACGCTTTCCCGGGTTGGAGGCCTCTTTTGCGGCGGGGGCGGTGACGGCCTCGTTCCTGTTCTTCTTCTCGCTTGGCTTCGGGGCGACGAAGCTGCGGCCGGTCTTTGCCAATCCTGCCGCCTGGCGCGCGCTGGAGGGACTTGTCGCGGTGACAATGTGGTTGATCGCCTTCAAGCTGCTGGGCGGTCTATGA
- a CDS encoding LysR family transcriptional regulator ArgP: MLDYAALRAVAAVVQSGSFERAAGLLGVTPSAISQRVKQLEERLGAVLVVRSAPCTATETGAWLCRHMENVGMLEGELLQHLPGLAAPDASRPRVTLHVATNADSLATWFLTAVAAFSKRTPHLLNIAIDDEDHTADWLQRGRVLAAVTSLEKPVQGCRRLSLGRLRYHATASPDFMARHFPDGVTAQTLMQAPSLVFNQKDRLQARWALQALAVDLVSPSHWLPSTQSFIDASLAGMGWGMNPEPLVRAHLEAGRLVELLPQTPLDIPLYWQINRLAADRLADLTREVATTARQFLMQ; encoded by the coding sequence GTGCTCGATTACGCTGCCCTTCGCGCCGTTGCCGCCGTGGTGCAGTCCGGCAGCTTCGAAAGAGCCGCCGGCCTTCTGGGCGTCACGCCTTCCGCCATCTCGCAGCGCGTCAAGCAGTTGGAGGAGCGTCTCGGCGCCGTGCTGGTCGTGCGCAGCGCTCCCTGCACGGCAACCGAAACCGGCGCTTGGCTCTGCCGCCATATGGAAAATGTCGGCATGCTGGAAGGCGAACTGCTGCAACACCTGCCTGGCCTTGCCGCGCCCGACGCATCACGCCCGCGGGTGACGCTGCATGTCGCAACCAATGCCGACAGCCTCGCCACATGGTTCCTGACGGCGGTCGCGGCTTTTTCAAAGCGCACCCCGCATCTCCTGAACATCGCAATCGACGACGAAGATCATACAGCCGACTGGCTGCAGCGCGGGCGAGTGCTCGCAGCCGTCACCAGCCTCGAAAAGCCGGTCCAGGGCTGCCGCCGCCTTTCGCTTGGCCGGCTGCGCTACCATGCCACGGCAAGCCCTGATTTCATGGCGCGGCACTTTCCGGACGGCGTCACGGCGCAAACCCTGATGCAGGCGCCCTCCCTCGTCTTCAATCAGAAGGACCGGCTGCAAGCACGCTGGGCGCTCCAGGCACTGGCGGTGGATCTCGTTTCCCCGTCGCATTGGCTGCCATCGACACAAAGCTTCATCGACGCCAGCCTGGCCGGCATGGGCTGGGGCATGAATCCTGAACCTTTGGTCCGTGCACATCTGGAGGCAGGCCGGCTCGTCGAACTGCTTCCGCAAACGCCGCTCGACATCCCGCTCTACTGGCAGATCAACCGCCTCGCCGCAGACCGGCTGGCCGATCTCACCCGCGAGGTGGCAACCACCGCACGGCAATTCCTGATGCAGTGA
- a CDS encoding AraC family transcriptional regulator: MLNRRLEEAIPFEWHHHPEFELTLTLNSRGQRFIGNHVANYDHGDLVLIGPNLPHSWASREKIVSGEPHVALVFWFRREWMESLAGSSVELAPIRQMIARAASGLAFDPALGLALAEEFEAMFSRPPAQRLIGLLAVLGRLAEDRSSQPLSSVVPQQIGEDRTRIDRVLLHLHAHYQRPLSMEELARLAALSESGLHRLFKRHTEVSISDYLIGLRIGEACARLSATTQPIQHIANEVGYASLANFNRQFLRLRGLTPRAYRASFRR, encoded by the coding sequence ATGCTCAACCGGCGGCTCGAGGAGGCCATTCCCTTCGAATGGCATCATCATCCCGAATTCGAACTGACCCTCACGCTCAATTCGCGCGGCCAGCGTTTCATCGGAAACCATGTGGCCAATTACGATCATGGCGACCTCGTCCTGATCGGCCCGAACCTGCCGCATAGCTGGGCATCGCGGGAGAAGATCGTATCGGGGGAGCCGCATGTGGCGCTCGTCTTCTGGTTCCGTCGGGAGTGGATGGAAAGCCTTGCCGGCAGTTCCGTGGAACTGGCGCCGATCCGCCAGATGATCGCCCGCGCGGCAAGTGGCCTCGCCTTCGATCCGGCGCTCGGCCTCGCGCTGGCGGAGGAGTTCGAGGCGATGTTTTCCCGTCCGCCGGCGCAGCGCCTCATCGGCCTGCTTGCCGTGCTCGGCCGGCTTGCCGAAGACAGAAGCAGCCAGCCCCTGTCTTCCGTCGTGCCGCAGCAGATCGGCGAGGATCGGACGCGGATCGACCGCGTCCTTCTGCATCTCCACGCGCACTATCAGCGGCCGCTGTCCATGGAGGAACTCGCCCGTCTTGCGGCGCTCAGCGAATCCGGCCTGCACCGGCTGTTCAAGCGGCATACAGAGGTCAGTATTTCCGATTATCTCATCGGCCTGCGCATCGGCGAAGCCTGCGCCCGCCTCTCGGCAACCACCCAGCCGATCCAGCATATCGCCAACGAGGTCGGCTATGCCTCGCTCGCCAATTTCAACCGCCAGTTCCTGCGCCTTCGCGGCCTGACCCCGCGCGCTTACCGCGCCTCGTTCCGGCGCTAG
- a CDS encoding phytanoyl-CoA dioxygenase family protein: protein MDHTEATKRDSHPTTTATTQLKDVRKTLPLRVLSKADWEHWTTKGYVIVRQAVPAANVERLVDLLWRFDEKDPRDPATWYAPQRREHKMKELNNTGMLEIYNHQYLWDNRMEQRVYDAFVDIWDREDLWVTIDRANLNPPKKIKGNPNGFIHWDVDTSIRPLPIGVQGVLSLQKQDGDVGGFQCVPGLFEHFEQWVKTQPEDRDPMHPDMTGQSVVNIDMEPGDLMIFNSLLAHGVRPNHSDGRVRMAQYISMHPAAYDDTAEREERIRLWRDLDHPQRDAFPGDPRAWEKQHAKTATLSPLGERLLGLSRW from the coding sequence ATGGACCATACCGAAGCCACCAAACGCGACAGCCACCCGACCACGACCGCAACGACCCAGCTCAAGGATGTCAGGAAGACATTGCCGCTGCGCGTTTTGTCGAAGGCCGACTGGGAGCACTGGACGACGAAGGGCTATGTCATTGTCCGGCAGGCGGTGCCTGCGGCCAATGTGGAGCGGCTTGTCGACCTGCTCTGGCGTTTTGACGAAAAGGATCCGCGCGATCCCGCCACCTGGTACGCGCCGCAGCGGCGCGAGCACAAGATGAAGGAACTGAACAATACCGGCATGCTGGAGATCTACAATCACCAGTATCTCTGGGACAATCGCATGGAACAGCGGGTCTACGACGCCTTCGTCGACATCTGGGACCGGGAAGACCTGTGGGTGACCATCGACCGGGCCAACCTCAACCCGCCGAAGAAGATCAAGGGCAACCCGAACGGTTTCATCCACTGGGATGTCGATACCTCGATCCGGCCGCTGCCGATCGGCGTTCAGGGTGTGCTGAGCCTTCAGAAGCAGGATGGCGATGTCGGCGGCTTCCAGTGCGTGCCGGGGCTGTTCGAGCATTTCGAGCAATGGGTGAAGACCCAGCCGGAAGACCGCGACCCGATGCATCCGGACATGACCGGTCAATCCGTCGTCAACATCGACATGGAGCCGGGCGACCTGATGATCTTCAACTCGCTGCTCGCCCACGGCGTCCGCCCGAACCATTCGGACGGCCGGGTGCGCATGGCCCAGTACATCTCCATGCATCCCGCCGCCTACGACGACACGGCCGAGCGGGAAGAACGCATCCGGCTCTGGCGCGATCTCGACCATCCCCAGCGCGATGCCTTTCCCGGCGATCCGCGCGCGTGGGAAAAACAGCATGCAAAGACCGCAACGCTTTCCCCGCTCGGCGAAAGGCTGCTCGGCCTGAGCCGCTGGTAA
- a CDS encoding YoaK family protein → MLASILAFVAGGVNSAGYMAFQYFSANMTGNVSMASELLSISRLDMALGFLSVVVMFILGAFLASLLIDIGKRQRRNNIYALTLAVEAGLLLLVGLIVAVSTKPPNGILMVGILSLTMGIQNAASTRISGSRVRTTHVSGIATDIGVGFAMLLGSNTGGERPATLRRLKLHLATIAAFALGGVLGVLGYENLGGGTFCALAAPLAALSMRYLR, encoded by the coding sequence ATGCTGGCTTCCATCCTGGCCTTCGTCGCCGGCGGCGTGAACAGCGCCGGCTACATGGCCTTCCAGTATTTCTCCGCGAACATGACCGGCAATGTTTCGATGGCGTCGGAACTGCTGTCGATTTCCCGGCTCGACATGGCGCTGGGTTTCCTGTCGGTCGTGGTGATGTTCATTCTCGGTGCCTTCCTTGCGTCCCTGCTGATCGACATCGGCAAGCGGCAGAGGCGCAACAACATCTATGCGCTGACATTGGCGGTGGAGGCCGGTCTGCTGCTGCTGGTCGGCCTCATCGTTGCCGTCAGCACCAAGCCGCCGAACGGCATCCTGATGGTGGGGATCCTGAGCCTGACGATGGGCATACAGAATGCGGCATCGACCCGGATATCGGGAAGCCGCGTGAGAACCACCCATGTTTCGGGCATAGCGACGGATATCGGGGTCGGGTTCGCCATGCTTCTCGGCAGCAATACCGGTGGCGAAAGGCCGGCGACCCTCCGGCGCCTGAAACTTCATCTTGCGACCATCGCCGCTTTCGCCCTGGGCGGCGTGCTTGGTGTTCTCGGTTATGAAAACCTCGGCGGCGGCACGTTCTGCGCCCTTGCCGCACCGCTCGCGGCCTTGAGCATGCGCTATCTCCGCTAG